A window of Coturnix japonica isolate 7356 chromosome 2, Coturnix japonica 2.1, whole genome shotgun sequence contains these coding sequences:
- the GAREM1 gene encoding GRB2-associated and regulator of MAPK protein 1 isoform X2 encodes MQVASGECNEDTEVYNITLSTGDELTLMGQAEILYAKSSKEKSRLNTIFKKIGKLNSISKLGRGKMPCLICMNHRTNESISLPFQCKGKFSTRSPLEVQMQEGEHTIRNIVEKTRLPVNVTVPSPTPRNPYDLHFIREGHRYKFVNIQTKTVVVCCVLRGNKIIPMHFPLHLALPKFTLPDSLVKGELWHESLIQHWFNICQEQFDIDEYSRAVRDVKTDWNEDCKSPKKSRCSGHTHVPNSLSYARDELTQSFHRLSVCVYGNNLHGNSEVNLHGCRDLCNEWALFSHDALQYQDSGDSSSDYLFPEVGEESMFLPTKPELPYEELWLDQGSGKPGEQPLTRSLSEKNKCDNYRGSFRSKCGSTSLPVPGTVDAATKSADVSLPPPPVPPKSEAVKEECRLLNAPPVPPRSSKPSSTSPSIPPRTVKPARQQTRSPSPTLSYYSSGLHNINVTESDSANPADSSTPVSCYPCTMMKTESKEPENTMPFGSPSIEALPSRLSWPNHFSGTTEGQNRSDFLLDPSRSYSYPRQKTPGTPKRNCPAPLTFDFDGCELPVGYSQLSPAEFNISSCPKSASYSLDCTDEKTLGDSNAKQSHSCPALPPRAPKSSEEKQVTDMCPLPLKIDGAEEESKTDSPDLLEDQYLVKKGMQDTFSVSYPFSSPLHLQLAPRSCGDGSPWQPPTDLSGLSIEEVSKSLRFIGLSEDVISFFVTEKIDGNLLVQLTEEILSEDFKLSKLQVKKILQFINGWRPKM; translated from the exons GTAGCTTCAGGTGAATGCAATGAAGACACTGAGGTTTACAACATTACCCTTAGTACTGGGGATGAGCTCACTTTAATGGGACAAGCAGAAATCCTTTATGCAAAATCTTCTAAGGAGAAGTCACGGCTCAACACCATCTTCAAAAAAATTGGTAAACTTAATTCAATTAGTAAGCTTGGCAGAGGCAAAATGCCTTGCCTCATCTGCATGAATCACAGGACCAACGAAAGCATCAGTCTCCCATTCCAGTGTAAGGGCAAGTTTAGCACCCGCAGCCCGTTGGAGGTGCAGATGCAAGAAGGTGAGCACACAATTCGTAATATAGTAGAAAAAACTCGTCTGCCTGTTAATGTGACTGTGCCAAGTCCTACACCAAGAAACCCCTACGACCTGCATTTTATCCGTGAAGGACACAGGTACAAGTTTGTCAACATTCAGACCAAAACTGTGGTGGTTTGTTGTGTTCTTCGTGGCAACAAAATTATTCCcatgcattttcctttgcactTGGCACTTCCAAAATTCACTCTACCTGACAGTCTCGTGAAGGGGGAGCTGTGGCATGAATCCCTCATCCAGCACTGGTTTAATATATGCCAGGAACAGTTTGACATAGACGAGTATTCTCGGGCCGTGCGCGATGTGAAAACAGACTGGAATGAAGACTGCAAGAGCCCAAAGAAGAGCCGGTGCAGTGGGCACACTCACGTGCCAAACTCCCTCAGCTATGCGCGGGATGAGCTCACGCAGTCCTTCCACCGGCTGTCAGTGTGCGTTTATGGCAACAATTTGCATGGCAATAGTGAAGTGAACCTCCACGGCTGCAGGGACCTGTGTAATGAGTGGGCTCTGTTTTCTCATGATGCACTTCAGTACCAGGATTCTGGTGACAGTAGCAGCGATTACCTTTTTCCTGAGGTTGGTGAAGAGTCCATGTTTCTGCCTACGAAACCAGAACTTCCTTACGAAGAGCTGTGGTTGGACCAAGGGTCTGGAAAGCCTGGTGAGCAGCCGCTTACTCGCTCACTAAGTGAGAAGAACAAATGTGACAATTACAGAGGATCCTTCCGATCAAAGTGTGGTAGTACATCTCTTCCTGTGCCTGGGACAGTCGATGCAGCAACAAAGTCTGCGGATGTTTCCCTACCTCCACCTCCAGTGCCTCCCAAATCAGAAGCA GTAAAAGAGGAATGCAGGCTCCTGAACGCTCCCCCTGTTCCACCACGGAGTTCAAAACCATCTTCCACCAGTCCTTCCATCCCTCCTCGCACAGTCAAACCTGCACGACAGCAGACACGCTCTCCTAGCCCTACTCTGTCCTACTATTCTTCGGGACTGCACAACAT CAACGTCACAGAGAGTGACAGCGCAAacccagctgacagcagcacaccTGTTTCTTGCTACCCTTGTACCATGATGAAAACCGAATCCAAAGAGCCTGAGAACACAATGCCTTTTGGAAGTCCCTCAATCGAAGCTCTGCCTTCCAGATTGTCTTGGCCAAACCATTTTTCTGGAACTACAGAAGGCCAAAATAGGAGTGATTTCCTGCTTGATCCAAGCAGGAGCTACAGTTACCCCAGACAGAAGACTCCAGGCACGCCAAAGAGAAACTGTCCAGCACCTTTGACTTTTGACTTCGATGGGTGTGAGCTCCCTGTGGGGTACTCCCAGCTGTCCCCAGCAGAGTTCAACATCTCCAGCTGCCCGAAGTCAGCAAGTTACTCTCTAGACTGCACTGATGAGAAAACTCTGGGAgacagcaatgcaaagcagagTCATTCATGTCCTGCCTTACCTCCTCGGGCACCAAAGTCAAGCGAAGAGAAACAAGTTACAGACATGTGTCCTTTGCCACTAAAAATAGATGGTGCCGAGGAGGAATCAAAAACTGATTCTCCAGACCTCCTGGAAGATCAATATCTGGTTAAAAAGGGCATGCAGGATACGTTCTCTGTGTCTTATCCCTTCTCATCTCCCCTCCACCTCCAGTTAGCGCCAAGGTCTTGTGGGGACGGCTCTCCCTGGCAGCCACCCACAGACCTTTCTGGACTCTCAATAGAGGAAGTGTCTAAATCACTGAGGTTTATTGGTCTGTCAGAAGATGTCATATCATTTTTTGTTACAGAGAAGATTGATGGCAATTTACTGGTTCAGCTAACGGAAGAAATCCTGTCAGAAGACTTTAAGCTAAGCAAATTGCAGGTTAAGAAAATACTACAGTTCATTAATGGCTGGCGGCCCAAGATGTGA
- the GAREM1 gene encoding GRB2-associated and regulator of MAPK protein 1 isoform X1, with amino-acid sequence MDPGSSLGFSLKDVKWSAVAVPLDLLVSTYRLPQIARLDSGETVEGLRESDYLLIHSCRQWTTITAHSLEEGHYVIGPKIEIPVHYAGQFKLLEQDRDIKEPVQYFNSVEEVAKAFPERVYVMEEITFNVKVASGECNEDTEVYNITLSTGDELTLMGQAEILYAKSSKEKSRLNTIFKKIGKLNSISKLGRGKMPCLICMNHRTNESISLPFQCKGKFSTRSPLEVQMQEGEHTIRNIVEKTRLPVNVTVPSPTPRNPYDLHFIREGHRYKFVNIQTKTVVVCCVLRGNKIIPMHFPLHLALPKFTLPDSLVKGELWHESLIQHWFNICQEQFDIDEYSRAVRDVKTDWNEDCKSPKKSRCSGHTHVPNSLSYARDELTQSFHRLSVCVYGNNLHGNSEVNLHGCRDLCNEWALFSHDALQYQDSGDSSSDYLFPEVGEESMFLPTKPELPYEELWLDQGSGKPGEQPLTRSLSEKNKCDNYRGSFRSKCGSTSLPVPGTVDAATKSADVSLPPPPVPPKSEAVKEECRLLNAPPVPPRSSKPSSTSPSIPPRTVKPARQQTRSPSPTLSYYSSGLHNINVTESDSANPADSSTPVSCYPCTMMKTESKEPENTMPFGSPSIEALPSRLSWPNHFSGTTEGQNRSDFLLDPSRSYSYPRQKTPGTPKRNCPAPLTFDFDGCELPVGYSQLSPAEFNISSCPKSASYSLDCTDEKTLGDSNAKQSHSCPALPPRAPKSSEEKQVTDMCPLPLKIDGAEEESKTDSPDLLEDQYLVKKGMQDTFSVSYPFSSPLHLQLAPRSCGDGSPWQPPTDLSGLSIEEVSKSLRFIGLSEDVISFFVTEKIDGNLLVQLTEEILSEDFKLSKLQVKKILQFINGWRPKM; translated from the exons GGCAGTTTAAGCTGCTGGAACAAGACCGAGATATTAAGGAGCCAGTGCAGTATTTTAACAGTGTGGAGGAGGTGGCTAAAGCATTTCCTGAACGAGTTTACGTCATGGAGGAAATAACATTCAACGTTAAG GTAGCTTCAGGTGAATGCAATGAAGACACTGAGGTTTACAACATTACCCTTAGTACTGGGGATGAGCTCACTTTAATGGGACAAGCAGAAATCCTTTATGCAAAATCTTCTAAGGAGAAGTCACGGCTCAACACCATCTTCAAAAAAATTGGTAAACTTAATTCAATTAGTAAGCTTGGCAGAGGCAAAATGCCTTGCCTCATCTGCATGAATCACAGGACCAACGAAAGCATCAGTCTCCCATTCCAGTGTAAGGGCAAGTTTAGCACCCGCAGCCCGTTGGAGGTGCAGATGCAAGAAGGTGAGCACACAATTCGTAATATAGTAGAAAAAACTCGTCTGCCTGTTAATGTGACTGTGCCAAGTCCTACACCAAGAAACCCCTACGACCTGCATTTTATCCGTGAAGGACACAGGTACAAGTTTGTCAACATTCAGACCAAAACTGTGGTGGTTTGTTGTGTTCTTCGTGGCAACAAAATTATTCCcatgcattttcctttgcactTGGCACTTCCAAAATTCACTCTACCTGACAGTCTCGTGAAGGGGGAGCTGTGGCATGAATCCCTCATCCAGCACTGGTTTAATATATGCCAGGAACAGTTTGACATAGACGAGTATTCTCGGGCCGTGCGCGATGTGAAAACAGACTGGAATGAAGACTGCAAGAGCCCAAAGAAGAGCCGGTGCAGTGGGCACACTCACGTGCCAAACTCCCTCAGCTATGCGCGGGATGAGCTCACGCAGTCCTTCCACCGGCTGTCAGTGTGCGTTTATGGCAACAATTTGCATGGCAATAGTGAAGTGAACCTCCACGGCTGCAGGGACCTGTGTAATGAGTGGGCTCTGTTTTCTCATGATGCACTTCAGTACCAGGATTCTGGTGACAGTAGCAGCGATTACCTTTTTCCTGAGGTTGGTGAAGAGTCCATGTTTCTGCCTACGAAACCAGAACTTCCTTACGAAGAGCTGTGGTTGGACCAAGGGTCTGGAAAGCCTGGTGAGCAGCCGCTTACTCGCTCACTAAGTGAGAAGAACAAATGTGACAATTACAGAGGATCCTTCCGATCAAAGTGTGGTAGTACATCTCTTCCTGTGCCTGGGACAGTCGATGCAGCAACAAAGTCTGCGGATGTTTCCCTACCTCCACCTCCAGTGCCTCCCAAATCAGAAGCA GTAAAAGAGGAATGCAGGCTCCTGAACGCTCCCCCTGTTCCACCACGGAGTTCAAAACCATCTTCCACCAGTCCTTCCATCCCTCCTCGCACAGTCAAACCTGCACGACAGCAGACACGCTCTCCTAGCCCTACTCTGTCCTACTATTCTTCGGGACTGCACAACAT CAACGTCACAGAGAGTGACAGCGCAAacccagctgacagcagcacaccTGTTTCTTGCTACCCTTGTACCATGATGAAAACCGAATCCAAAGAGCCTGAGAACACAATGCCTTTTGGAAGTCCCTCAATCGAAGCTCTGCCTTCCAGATTGTCTTGGCCAAACCATTTTTCTGGAACTACAGAAGGCCAAAATAGGAGTGATTTCCTGCTTGATCCAAGCAGGAGCTACAGTTACCCCAGACAGAAGACTCCAGGCACGCCAAAGAGAAACTGTCCAGCACCTTTGACTTTTGACTTCGATGGGTGTGAGCTCCCTGTGGGGTACTCCCAGCTGTCCCCAGCAGAGTTCAACATCTCCAGCTGCCCGAAGTCAGCAAGTTACTCTCTAGACTGCACTGATGAGAAAACTCTGGGAgacagcaatgcaaagcagagTCATTCATGTCCTGCCTTACCTCCTCGGGCACCAAAGTCAAGCGAAGAGAAACAAGTTACAGACATGTGTCCTTTGCCACTAAAAATAGATGGTGCCGAGGAGGAATCAAAAACTGATTCTCCAGACCTCCTGGAAGATCAATATCTGGTTAAAAAGGGCATGCAGGATACGTTCTCTGTGTCTTATCCCTTCTCATCTCCCCTCCACCTCCAGTTAGCGCCAAGGTCTTGTGGGGACGGCTCTCCCTGGCAGCCACCCACAGACCTTTCTGGACTCTCAATAGAGGAAGTGTCTAAATCACTGAGGTTTATTGGTCTGTCAGAAGATGTCATATCATTTTTTGTTACAGAGAAGATTGATGGCAATTTACTGGTTCAGCTAACGGAAGAAATCCTGTCAGAAGACTTTAAGCTAAGCAAATTGCAGGTTAAGAAAATACTACAGTTCATTAATGGCTGGCGGCCCAAGATGTGA